A genomic region of Mitsuaria sp. 7 contains the following coding sequences:
- a CDS encoding bifunctional diguanylate cyclase/phosphodiesterase, whose translation MPSRLPAAAPAALLVGATALLLVAGALWPAWRTVAWWLLPLLGLGAVLYARSLRQRALDERREWRTKIDDAGLSLAQWIPGESVAMSPGWQSRLGPLDAADPLAWLTQVHAVDRMKLEERLPALLQGGPLPTGSPDADGQEASAPDADTLRHALRLPDEDGGWVWHELRLRVARRDPRGRARQVLASLQDIQWRRTAEERQRMSSGLFQHLHEGLAITDLEHRLLDANPAYWTLMALLLEPPAGLVLENDGQTPDTAEALRRRMLGHPALPMDEAQLRRAGHDPEAIAEALADPAGHWHGLVKVRAAGGQPRTLRLTVSSIPEPDGPPRYRVLALSDLTQELQRQQALERLGRFDLLTGLPNEQEFQRRLQAALHTSRQVGPGFMLCVARVDLDGFAAFNRRHGIVRADQAMRELARRLTLALRQAPQWSDEVARLGGDEFGLLLRVQSVEEAQQALDRLVQVLRRPIDPEDESGEGSTDGTGTANNARHTGNADKDIEAEEAPGGALRLSASVGATLYPQDGGEAETLMRHAAHALYRVKRSGRDGVQFFDVEKRRSREAQAQAALRVQQALEAGELCLYYQPKLDLVSGELLGAEALLRWRHPQRGLLAPATFLPTVEHSGMAAQLGHWVLEQALEQNRLWRAQGLDLELSVNISPRHLAAPAFVPRLEALLARHPDVPPNRLVLELLESSALDDVAHARRLLTDCKRLGLRLAMDDFGTGYATLSVLKQLPLDQLKIDRSFVQTMLVDPQDRALVQGVIALAGQFGCELVAEGVESPAHAQALIALGCSVGQGSGLCEPLPPQALLDWALRRTPPPSPARQRATLPDAPAQAIP comes from the coding sequence ATGCCCAGCCGCCTGCCCGCGGCGGCCCCCGCCGCCTTGCTGGTCGGCGCCACGGCCCTGCTGCTGGTGGCCGGTGCGCTGTGGCCGGCCTGGCGCACGGTGGCCTGGTGGCTGCTGCCGCTGCTCGGACTCGGCGCAGTCCTGTACGCCCGCTCGCTGCGCCAGCGCGCGCTCGATGAGCGCCGCGAATGGCGCACCAAGATCGACGACGCCGGCCTGTCCCTGGCGCAATGGATCCCCGGGGAGTCGGTCGCGATGTCGCCCGGCTGGCAGTCGCGGCTGGGGCCGCTCGACGCGGCCGATCCGCTGGCGTGGCTCACGCAGGTGCACGCGGTCGACCGGATGAAGCTGGAGGAGCGTCTGCCCGCGCTGCTGCAGGGCGGACCGCTGCCGACCGGATCGCCGGACGCCGACGGCCAGGAAGCCTCGGCGCCCGATGCCGACACGCTTCGCCACGCACTGCGCCTGCCCGACGAGGACGGCGGCTGGGTCTGGCACGAACTGCGGCTGCGCGTGGCGCGTCGCGATCCCCGCGGCCGCGCCCGCCAGGTGCTGGCCAGCCTGCAGGACATCCAGTGGCGCCGTACCGCCGAGGAACGCCAGCGCATGAGCAGCGGGCTGTTCCAGCACCTGCACGAGGGCCTGGCGATCACCGACCTCGAGCACCGGCTGCTCGACGCCAACCCGGCCTACTGGACGCTGATGGCCCTGCTGCTCGAGCCGCCTGCGGGCCTGGTCCTCGAGAACGACGGCCAGACACCGGACACCGCCGAGGCGCTGCGCCGCCGGATGCTGGGACATCCGGCGCTGCCGATGGACGAGGCGCAGCTGCGCCGTGCCGGTCACGATCCCGAAGCGATCGCCGAGGCGCTGGCCGACCCCGCCGGCCACTGGCACGGCCTCGTCAAGGTGCGCGCCGCCGGGGGGCAGCCGCGCACGCTGCGACTCACGGTGTCCTCGATCCCCGAACCCGACGGCCCGCCCCGCTATCGCGTCCTCGCGCTCAGCGACCTGACGCAGGAACTGCAGCGCCAGCAGGCGCTGGAGCGGCTGGGCCGCTTCGACCTGCTGACCGGCCTGCCCAACGAGCAGGAGTTCCAGCGCCGGCTGCAGGCCGCGCTCCACACCAGCCGCCAGGTCGGACCGGGTTTCATGCTCTGCGTCGCACGCGTGGACCTGGACGGCTTCGCCGCGTTCAACCGCCGCCATGGCATCGTCCGCGCGGACCAGGCGATGCGGGAACTCGCGCGCCGTCTGACGCTCGCGCTGCGACAGGCGCCGCAATGGTCGGACGAGGTCGCCCGGCTCGGCGGCGATGAGTTCGGGCTGCTGCTGCGCGTGCAGAGCGTCGAGGAAGCGCAGCAGGCGCTGGATCGCCTCGTGCAGGTGCTGCGCCGGCCGATCGATCCGGAAGACGAGAGCGGCGAAGGCAGCACGGACGGCACCGGCACCGCGAACAACGCGCGCCATACAGGCAACGCGGACAAAGACATTGAAGCGGAAGAAGCGCCCGGCGGCGCGCTGCGCTTGAGCGCCAGCGTCGGCGCGACGCTGTACCCGCAGGACGGTGGCGAGGCCGAGACGCTGATGCGCCACGCCGCGCACGCGCTGTATCGCGTCAAGCGCAGCGGCCGCGATGGCGTGCAGTTCTTCGACGTCGAGAAACGCCGCAGCCGCGAGGCGCAGGCTCAGGCCGCGCTGCGCGTGCAGCAGGCCTTGGAAGCGGGCGAGCTCTGCCTCTACTACCAGCCGAAGCTGGACCTCGTCAGCGGCGAACTGCTAGGCGCCGAGGCGCTGCTGCGCTGGCGCCATCCGCAGCGCGGGCTGCTGGCGCCGGCCACCTTCCTGCCGACCGTCGAGCACAGCGGCATGGCCGCGCAGCTCGGCCACTGGGTGCTGGAGCAGGCGCTGGAGCAGAACCGGCTCTGGCGCGCCCAGGGGCTGGACCTGGAACTCAGCGTCAACATCAGCCCGCGCCACCTGGCGGCGCCGGCCTTCGTGCCGCGGCTGGAAGCCCTCCTCGCCCGCCATCCGGACGTGCCGCCGAACCGGCTGGTGCTGGAACTGCTGGAGTCCAGCGCGCTCGACGACGTCGCGCACGCGCGCCGCCTGCTGACCGACTGCAAGCGCCTGGGCCTGCGCCTGGCGATGGACGACTTCGGCACCGGCTACGCGACGCTGTCGGTGCTCAAGCAACTCCCGCTGGACCAGCTCAAGATCGACCGCTCGTTCGTGCAGACCATGCTCGTCGATCCCCAGGACCGCGCGCTCGTGCAGGGCGTGATCGCCTTGGCCGGGCAGTTCGGCTGCGAACTGGTGGCCGAGGGTGTCGAGTCGCCCGCCCACGCGCAGGCGCTGATCGCGCTGGGGTGCAGCGTCGGCCAGGGCAGCGGCCTGTGCGAACCGCTGCCGCCGCAGGCGCTGCTCGACTGGGCGCTGCGGCGCACGCCGCCGCCCTCGCCGGCCAGGCAGCGCGCGACGCTGCCGGACGCCCCCGCCCAGGCCATCCCTTAA
- a CDS encoding H-NS family nucleoid-associated regulatory protein: protein MASLKDLLAQRAALEAQIAETQDRERSDAIGKVKSLMQEYGLTVADLTARAAKTGTPKSSKVAAKYRNQATGETWSGRGLQPKWLKAAISGGAKLEDFVI, encoded by the coding sequence ATGGCATCGCTCAAAGACCTCCTGGCCCAGCGGGCCGCCCTCGAAGCGCAAATCGCCGAAACCCAGGACCGTGAACGGTCCGACGCGATCGGCAAGGTCAAGTCGCTGATGCAGGAATACGGCCTGACGGTCGCCGACCTGACCGCCCGCGCCGCCAAAACCGGCACGCCGAAGTCTTCCAAGGTGGCCGCGAAGTATCGCAACCAGGCCACCGGCGAAACCTGGAGCGGCCGCGGCCTGCAACCGAAATGGCTGAAGGCGGCCATTTCCGGCGGCGCCAAGCTGGAAGATTTCGTCATCTGA
- the dnaG gene encoding DNA primase: MIPPGFIQDLLARVDIVDIVGRHVDLKKAGINHKGLCPFHGEKSPSFTVSPSRQTYHCFGCGQHGNAVGFLMEHLGIGFIDAVRDLAQQAGMQVPEDDRSPQEREREKAQKQRQATLTEVLAKAGQHYRQQLKGNQRAIEYLKGRGLTGQIALQFGLGYAPDGWRSLANAFPSYDDPLLVETGMVILQDDPGKSEAEQRRYDRFRDRVMFPIRNVLGEVIGFGGRVLDKGEPKYLNSPETPVFHKGRELYGLYEARPQMRRRGYALVVEGYMDVVALAQHGFGNAVATLGTACTAEHVQKLFRFTESVVFSFDGDAAGRRAAGRALEAALPHANETRTIKFLFLPTEHDPDSYVRELGADAFERCVEGAVPLSRQLMETAADGCDLGTPEGRAKMLSVAKPLWAALPDGLLKRQLLGELARRAQLPDAELQALWANAQPPAAPGSRPRAERPAAPPKAAPRPPSPSSDGPHDEPYFDIPASAYGDEAHVGADDVHIPPDAYGAGAGAAPAPQAQVQGERKKWVPKGEYKGKGGKGDWRKRDQDPTIGMPLELPPAPMNLAVRMLVLHSELWQQIGEQDLQLLHELPGEHGQLIAWLERSLVDNGPAPWAVLQIALQEADLMDLAQRVSGGPLTAPPPDEHVEVEFRVVMRKLWVGKLRAEADRIARSKQPDMTRFQALLRQIRDLEAA; encoded by the coding sequence GTGATCCCACCCGGCTTTATTCAGGACCTCCTGGCCCGCGTCGACATCGTCGACATCGTGGGCCGCCATGTCGACCTCAAGAAGGCCGGCATCAACCACAAGGGGCTGTGTCCGTTCCACGGCGAGAAGTCGCCGAGCTTCACGGTCAGCCCCTCGCGCCAGACCTACCACTGCTTCGGCTGCGGCCAGCACGGCAACGCAGTGGGTTTCCTGATGGAGCACCTGGGCATCGGCTTCATCGACGCGGTGCGCGACCTTGCCCAGCAGGCCGGCATGCAGGTGCCCGAGGACGACCGCAGCCCGCAGGAGCGCGAACGCGAGAAGGCGCAGAAGCAGCGCCAGGCCACGCTCACCGAGGTCCTCGCCAAGGCCGGCCAGCACTACCGCCAGCAGCTCAAGGGCAACCAGCGCGCGATCGAATACCTCAAGGGCCGCGGCCTGACCGGCCAGATCGCGCTGCAGTTCGGGCTGGGCTACGCGCCCGACGGCTGGCGCTCGCTGGCCAACGCCTTCCCGTCCTACGACGACCCGCTGCTGGTCGAGACCGGCATGGTCATCCTGCAGGACGACCCCGGCAAGAGCGAGGCCGAGCAGCGCCGCTACGACCGCTTCCGCGACCGCGTGATGTTCCCCATCCGCAACGTGCTGGGCGAAGTCATCGGCTTCGGCGGCCGCGTGCTGGACAAGGGCGAGCCCAAGTACCTGAACTCGCCGGAGACGCCGGTCTTCCACAAGGGCCGCGAACTCTACGGCCTCTACGAGGCCCGCCCCCAGATGCGCCGGCGCGGCTACGCGCTGGTCGTCGAGGGCTACATGGACGTGGTGGCGCTGGCGCAGCACGGCTTCGGCAACGCGGTCGCGACGCTGGGCACGGCCTGCACGGCGGAACACGTGCAGAAGCTGTTCCGCTTCACCGAGTCGGTCGTGTTCAGCTTCGACGGCGACGCCGCCGGGCGCCGCGCGGCCGGACGCGCGCTCGAGGCCGCCCTGCCCCACGCCAACGAGACGCGCACGATCAAGTTCCTGTTCCTGCCGACCGAGCACGATCCGGATTCGTATGTGAGAGAGCTGGGCGCCGATGCGTTCGAACGCTGCGTCGAAGGCGCCGTGCCGCTGTCGCGCCAGCTGATGGAGACCGCCGCCGACGGCTGCGATCTGGGCACCCCGGAAGGCCGCGCGAAGATGCTGAGCGTCGCCAAGCCGCTGTGGGCCGCGCTGCCGGACGGGCTGCTGAAGCGGCAGCTGCTGGGCGAACTCGCGCGCCGCGCTCAACTGCCGGACGCCGAGCTGCAGGCCCTGTGGGCCAATGCGCAGCCCCCGGCGGCCCCGGGTTCGCGCCCTCGCGCGGAACGGCCGGCCGCCCCTCCGAAGGCGGCTCCGCGGCCCCCTTCCCCCTCTTCCGACGGCCCCCACGACGAGCCGTATTTCGACATCCCCGCCTCCGCCTACGGCGACGAGGCCCACGTCGGCGCGGACGACGTCCACATTCCCCCGGATGCTTACGGAGCGGGCGCTGGCGCCGCTCCGGCGCCCCAGGCGCAAGTCCAGGGCGAGCGCAAGAAATGGGTGCCCAAGGGCGAATACAAAGGCAAGGGCGGCAAAGGCGACTGGCGCAAGCGCGACCAGGATCCGACCATCGGCATGCCGCTCGAACTGCCGCCGGCGCCGATGAACCTGGCGGTCCGGATGCTGGTGCTGCACAGCGAGCTCTGGCAGCAGATCGGCGAGCAGGACCTGCAGCTGCTGCACGAACTGCCCGGCGAACACGGCCAGTTGATCGCCTGGCTCGAACGTTCGCTGGTCGACAACGGCCCCGCGCCGTGGGCGGTGCTGCAGATCGCCTTGCAGGAGGCCGACCTGATGGACCTCGCCCAGCGCGTCAGCGGCGGTCCGCTGACCGCGCCGCCGCCGGATGAGCACGTGGAGGTCGAGTTCCGCGTCGTGATGCGCAAGCTGTGGGTCGGCAAGCTCCGTGCGGAGGCCGACCGCATCGCGCGCAGCAAGCAGCCGGACATGACCCGGTTCCAGGCCTTGCTGCGCCAGATCCGCGATCTGGAAGCCGCCTGA